From a single Asticcacaulis sp. MM231 genomic region:
- a CDS encoding glycosyltransferase family 4 protein — protein MLQANSFEIAGHLEAETEGLPHSVQSGLKVIAPPRLMTAEDVDLTHAAIIGNFPPRQCGLATFTRDMYTCLSKALPDADWNVVAMNDPGATYDYPLEVTHQVPQNDITAYRDLADELNSNGTQVLFVQHEFGIYGGPSGAYLIACLERLNMPIVTTLHTVLENPNDEQRRVINDLIRLSSTLVTMAHKGAAILKRVYGVADAHISVVPHGAPSRPLRNTNEFKSLLHLSGKKTLTTFGLLSPNKGIETVIAALPEIRKTSPDVVYLVIGATHPHLVRDEGETYRDSLKQMAKDLGVEDNIRFINRFINDNDLIDILQATDVYVTPYLTETQITSGTLSYALALGRPTVSTPYWHAVEALANGVGTLCPFHDSGAFATAISALLGDDKMRSDMSMRAYMAAQPSRWSAVAQAYVNRARHDVMAYEAPAERDAQALPAAPSWAAIQRMTDDCGIFQHGRYRLPDRQHGYCADDNARALSMVARQSNLGPLTAEQTQLAYRYAAFMNHAWNGEGFRNFMSYGRQWLDDGGFDDCNARSYESLVDVARSNLPADLRQWACDLGYQVMQKAGAWASLRSRAVMIKALVRTFGVFGDAQDIQVMVRYLTRDVHERYKSHSKHGRSWFEPELSYDNARVCEGLIVGGAFLSEPDMIADGLTAMRWLIQKQTRGGVFVPIPNSRFSADGPDHPLYDQQPLEVLATIDACLSTLRITGDEHWKAEALRAFAWFHGENTSGLSLLDGDGGCYDGLNPNGLNLNQGAESILSYPMSWAALKAEL, from the coding sequence ATGTTACAAGCCAACAGTTTTGAAATTGCCGGCCATCTTGAGGCCGAAACCGAAGGCTTGCCCCACAGCGTTCAGAGCGGTCTCAAGGTAATAGCCCCGCCGCGTTTAATGACTGCGGAAGATGTCGACCTGACCCACGCCGCCATCATTGGCAACTTTCCGCCGCGTCAGTGCGGTCTGGCCACCTTCACCCGCGATATGTACACCTGCCTGTCGAAGGCCCTGCCCGACGCCGACTGGAACGTCGTCGCCATGAACGATCCGGGCGCGACCTATGACTATCCGCTCGAAGTCACCCATCAGGTGCCGCAAAACGACATCACGGCCTACCGCGATCTTGCCGACGAACTGAACAGCAACGGCACGCAGGTTTTGTTCGTGCAGCATGAGTTCGGCATCTATGGCGGCCCGTCCGGCGCCTATCTGATCGCCTGCCTGGAACGCCTCAATATGCCGATCGTCACCACCTTGCACACGGTTCTGGAAAATCCGAACGATGAGCAGCGCCGCGTGATAAACGACCTGATCCGCCTGTCCTCCACCCTCGTCACCATGGCGCACAAGGGGGCAGCCATTCTCAAGCGCGTCTATGGCGTTGCGGACGCACACATCAGCGTGGTGCCGCATGGCGCCCCGTCCCGCCCTTTGCGCAACACGAATGAATTCAAATCGCTGCTGCATCTCTCCGGCAAGAAGACCCTCACCACCTTTGGCCTTCTGTCGCCGAACAAGGGCATCGAAACCGTCATCGCCGCGCTGCCGGAAATCCGCAAGACCTCGCCAGATGTCGTCTATCTCGTCATCGGCGCCACCCATCCGCACTTGGTTCGCGACGAGGGCGAGACATACCGCGACAGCCTGAAACAGATGGCGAAGGATCTAGGCGTTGAAGACAATATCCGCTTCATCAACCGCTTCATCAATGACAACGACCTGATCGATATTCTGCAGGCTACCGATGTCTACGTTACGCCCTACCTGACCGAAACCCAGATCACGTCGGGCACGCTGTCCTATGCTCTGGCGCTCGGCCGCCCGACGGTTTCCACCCCCTACTGGCATGCCGTCGAAGCACTGGCCAACGGTGTCGGCACCCTCTGCCCCTTCCATGACTCCGGCGCTTTCGCCACCGCTATCTCCGCACTGCTGGGCGATGACAAGATGCGTTCCGATATGTCGATGCGCGCCTACATGGCGGCTCAACCCTCGCGCTGGTCGGCGGTGGCGCAGGCCTATGTTAACCGGGCCCGTCACGACGTTATGGCGTACGAAGCACCCGCTGAGCGTGACGCGCAGGCCCTGCCGGCAGCGCCGTCCTGGGCCGCGATCCAGCGCATGACCGACGATTGCGGCATCTTCCAGCATGGCAGGTATCGCCTGCCGGATCGCCAGCATGGCTATTGCGCCGATGACAATGCCCGAGCCCTGTCTATGGTGGCGCGTCAGTCGAACCTCGGCCCTCTGACGGCTGAACAAACGCAACTGGCCTATCGCTACGCCGCCTTTATGAACCACGCATGGAACGGCGAAGGGTTCCGCAACTTCATGTCCTACGGCCGTCAGTGGCTCGATGACGGTGGGTTCGACGACTGCAACGCCCGATCCTATGAATCACTGGTCGATGTAGCGCGCTCAAATCTTCCGGCCGACCTGCGTCAGTGGGCCTGTGATCTCGGCTATCAGGTCATGCAAAAGGCCGGCGCCTGGGCTTCCCTGCGCTCGCGCGCTGTCATGATCAAGGCCCTAGTCCGCACCTTCGGCGTCTTCGGCGATGCTCAGGACATTCAGGTCATGGTCCGCTATCTCACCCGCGATGTGCATGAGCGTTACAAGAGCCACAGCAAGCACGGCCGTAGCTGGTTCGAGCCGGAGCTTTCCTACGATAATGCGCGGGTGTGCGAAGGCCTGATTGTCGGCGGCGCCTTCCTGTCAGAGCCAGACATGATCGCCGATGGCCTGACCGCGATGCGCTGGCTCATCCAAAAGCAAACGCGCGGTGGCGTGTTCGTGCCGATCCCCAATTCGCGCTTCTCCGCCGATGGTCCCGATCACCCGCTTTACGACCAGCAGCCGCTGGAAGTCCTGGCCACAATCGACGCCTGCCTGAGCACCTTGCGCATCACCGGTGACGAGCACTGGAAGGCAGAGGCCTTGCGCGCCTTTGCCTGGTTCCATGGTGAGAACACTTCCGGTCTTTCCCTGCTTGATGGCGACGGCGGTTGCTATGACGGGCTCAATCCGAATGGCCTGAACCTGAACCAGGGCGCGGAGTCGATCCTCTCCTATCCGATGAGCTGGGCCGCACTCAAGGCCGAGCTGTAA
- a CDS encoding AraC family transcriptional regulator, with protein MRRILVIVMTAAAKVHPKDHKLSAWQAAGCNFLRFDLVPDKGVELSKVFHDEIVILAFRGTAWSAGQNNQTYEERADCLILRDAGQVYSARMEHIDPQGAVCREIHIRPERLREIYDLADDVLPAFDFKRPVIENRPLTELLFRTHALYEADGCELERSSHLLWLVGAIARATSGQTLRLSAKSCSRRSRMVIDYIRNHFDQKIALPELAELVQINPYVLLRQFRAEIGVTPHDYLQAYRLYRARQYMQDGVRLAEVAILCGYADQSHFNRQFKQRFGITPGQFSPRLSDVKRALSG; from the coding sequence ATGAGGAGGATTTTAGTCATCGTCATGACAGCGGCGGCTAAGGTTCATCCCAAAGACCATAAATTATCGGCCTGGCAGGCGGCGGGATGCAACTTCCTGCGTTTCGATCTTGTGCCTGACAAGGGCGTGGAACTCAGCAAGGTTTTCCACGATGAGATCGTCATCCTGGCCTTCAGGGGGACGGCGTGGTCGGCCGGCCAGAACAACCAGACCTATGAGGAACGGGCCGATTGCCTGATCCTGCGCGATGCCGGTCAGGTCTATTCGGCCCGCATGGAGCATATCGATCCACAAGGTGCCGTATGCCGCGAGATACATATCCGACCGGAGCGCCTGCGCGAAATCTATGACCTGGCGGATGATGTGTTGCCGGCGTTCGATTTCAAGCGCCCGGTGATCGAAAACCGGCCTCTCACCGAGCTCTTGTTCAGGACACATGCTCTTTACGAGGCGGACGGCTGCGAACTGGAGCGTAGCAGCCACCTGTTGTGGCTGGTGGGCGCCATCGCCCGCGCAACCAGCGGCCAGACCTTGCGACTATCCGCCAAGTCGTGCAGCCGGCGCAGCCGCATGGTCATCGACTATATCCGCAACCATTTCGACCAGAAGATCGCCCTGCCGGAACTGGCCGAACTGGTCCAGATCAACCCCTACGTACTCTTGCGCCAGTTCCGCGCCGAAATCGGCGTGACACCTCACGATTATTTGCAGGCCTATCGGTTGTATCGTGCGCGACAATATATGCAGGACGGTGTAAGATTGGCGGAGGTGGCGATCCTGTGCGGCTATGCTGACCAGAGCCACTTCAATCGCCAGTTCAAGCAGAGATTTGGTATCACGCCAGGACAGTTTTCGCCGCGATTGTCAGACGTAAAGCGCGCGCTCAGTGGTTAG
- a CDS encoding alpha/beta hydrolase — translation MSDEPAGLGRRDMLIGTASLAAAAGLPMAADAKARKKPAPHTPAKGATTMTNPSYVTTKDGTQIYFKDWGPKTAQAIVFHHGWPLSSDDWDTQMIYFLSKGFRVVAHDRRGHGRSTQVSEGHDMDAYAADANAVVEHLDLKNAVHIGHSTGGGEVARYVAKFGGNGRVSKAVLVSAVTPIMLKTDAFPLGLPISVFDGLREQTASNRAQFYKDLPIPFYGFNRDGVKPIDGVIDNWWRQGMTGSAKAHYEGIKAFSETDLSGDLKAIDVPVLILHGDDDQIVPYKASALEAIKLVKHGTLKIYEGYPHGMLTTHADVINPDLLAFIKA, via the coding sequence ATGTCCGATGAACCGGCCGGTTTAGGGCGACGCGACATGCTGATTGGCACGGCCTCTCTCGCTGCCGCCGCTGGCTTGCCGATGGCCGCCGATGCCAAGGCCCGCAAGAAACCCGCCCCGCATACCCCCGCCAAAGGAGCTACGACCATGACCAACCCAAGCTATGTCACCACTAAGGACGGCACCCAGATCTATTTCAAGGACTGGGGTCCGAAGACCGCGCAAGCCATCGTTTTCCACCACGGCTGGCCGCTTTCGTCCGATGACTGGGACACCCAGATGATCTATTTCCTGAGCAAGGGCTTCCGCGTCGTGGCGCACGATCGCCGCGGCCATGGCCGCTCGACGCAGGTCAGCGAAGGTCACGACATGGACGCCTACGCCGCCGACGCCAATGCCGTCGTCGAACATCTCGACCTGAAAAACGCCGTCCACATCGGTCACTCGACCGGCGGCGGCGAAGTGGCGCGCTATGTGGCGAAGTTCGGTGGCAATGGACGCGTGTCGAAGGCCGTTCTTGTCAGCGCCGTCACGCCGATCATGCTCAAGACCGATGCCTTTCCGTTGGGCCTGCCGATCAGCGTGTTCGATGGCCTGCGCGAACAGACCGCCAGCAACCGCGCGCAATTCTACAAAGACCTGCCGATCCCCTTCTATGGTTTCAACCGCGATGGCGTGAAACCGATCGACGGCGTGATCGACAACTGGTGGCGTCAGGGCATGACGGGCTCAGCCAAGGCCCATTACGAAGGCATCAAGGCCTTCTCGGAAACCGATCTGAGCGGCGACCTCAAGGCTATTGATGTGCCGGTGCTGATCCTGCATGGCGATGACGACCAGATTGTGCCGTACAAGGCGTCTGCTCTGGAGGCCATCAAGCTGGTCAAGCATGGCACGCTGAAGATCTATGAAGGTTATCCGCATGGTATGTTGACGACCCATGCCGATGTCATCAATCCTGACCTGCTGGCCTTTATCAAGGCTTAG
- a CDS encoding efflux transporter outer membrane subunit, with translation MTYFLKNRSVLVLIMAAGLSACASTPYETPQVPTPSQFAHASEGMAGEDSAATAISGDWWTAFNDPALNTLVSRVLAKNDNLAAAALEVQQAQLQAGLTQLDQVPEASGSLGASTSDSTNYSASASVSYEVDLWGRLSANTRAANWEAQATEEDRQAAQLALIGTTAELYWRIAYTHQQIAVGEQNLAYVRKVRDLVTIQHDAGSVSGVEVAEADQSVNSQLASLAALEQQLVEYRSSVTVLLGGDTWDASAEPQSLPNVPLPEVRAGLPAELLSRRPDLRAAELRLRESLADVDITKASLYPALTLSASGGASSAELGSLFSNPSGSLGLGLTLPFLNYPRVKQNIRVSEKTYEIAVANFRTTLLQALADTDNALSNRTRLAQQGEAQAASLAAARKAEALYAVRYRTGSVALRVWLDSQQSARAAQLSYDNNRLSQLINQSTLYQALGGGTNGGM, from the coding sequence ATGACCTACTTTCTGAAGAACAGAAGCGTTTTGGTGCTGATCATGGCGGCCGGTTTGAGCGCCTGCGCCTCGACGCCCTATGAAACACCGCAGGTGCCGACGCCGTCGCAGTTCGCCCATGCTAGTGAAGGTATGGCCGGCGAAGACAGCGCCGCCACCGCCATTTCCGGCGACTGGTGGACGGCCTTCAACGATCCTGCGCTCAATACGCTGGTGTCGCGCGTGCTGGCGAAGAACGATAACCTTGCCGCGGCAGCCCTAGAAGTCCAGCAGGCGCAACTCCAGGCCGGGCTGACGCAACTCGATCAGGTGCCCGAAGCGTCGGGCAGCCTCGGCGCCTCAACCTCCGACAGCACCAACTATTCCGCTAGTGCCAGTGTCTCGTATGAGGTCGATCTGTGGGGCCGCCTCAGCGCCAACACGCGCGCCGCCAACTGGGAAGCGCAGGCCACCGAGGAAGACCGTCAGGCGGCGCAACTGGCGCTGATCGGCACCACCGCCGAGCTCTACTGGCGCATCGCCTACACCCATCAGCAGATCGCGGTGGGGGAGCAGAACCTTGCCTATGTCCGCAAGGTGCGAGATCTTGTCACCATCCAGCACGATGCCGGTTCGGTGTCGGGCGTAGAGGTGGCCGAGGCCGATCAGAGCGTCAATTCGCAACTCGCCAGTCTGGCCGCGCTTGAGCAGCAACTGGTCGAGTACCGTTCGTCCGTAACCGTCCTGCTGGGCGGCGACACCTGGGATGCCAGTGCCGAACCGCAAAGCCTGCCAAATGTCCCGCTGCCGGAGGTACGCGCCGGTCTGCCGGCCGAGCTCTTAAGCCGTCGCCCCGATCTGCGCGCGGCGGAGTTGCGACTGCGCGAATCCCTGGCCGATGTCGATATCACCAAGGCCTCGCTCTATCCGGCCCTCACCTTGAGTGCCTCCGGCGGCGCCTCCAGCGCCGAACTCGGCAGCCTGTTCAGCAATCCGTCCGGTTCGCTGGGCTTAGGGCTCACCCTGCCCTTCCTCAACTACCCACGGGTGAAGCAGAACATCCGCGTGTCGGAAAAGACCTATGAGATCGCGGTCGCCAATTTCCGCACCACCTTGTTGCAGGCCCTGGCTGATACAGACAATGCGCTTTCCAACCGCACCCGTCTGGCCCAGCAGGGCGAGGCGCAGGCGGCCAGTCTGGCAGCGGCGCGCAAGGCCGAAGCGCTCTATGCCGTGCGCTATCGCACCGGTTCTGTGGCGTTGCGCGTCTGGCTCGATTCCCAGCAATCGGCCCGTGCGGCGCAACTGAGCTATGACAACAATCGCCTGTCGCAACTGATCAATCAGTCAACACTCTATCAGGCACTCGGCGGCGGTACAAACGGGGGGATGTGA
- a CDS encoding MacB family efflux pump subunit: MSTPPLLEVKKLRREFPAGEGTITVLQDIDLTIAPGEMLAIVGQSGSGKSTLMNILGCLDRPTSGVYAVGGRATADLGPNDLAELRREHFGFIFQRYHLLNDLTALGNVEVPAIYSGTPPEARKVRAGELLARLGLKDRTGHRPGQLSGGQQQRVSIARALMNGGEIVLADEPTGALDTASGEEVMRILKGLHKQGHTVIIVTHDMEVAEHCERVIEIRDGRIINDRKGAGHGEIENQGLPPITATSQGGFQAVIDSFNEAFRMAVLAMNAHRMRTFLTMLGIIIGIASVVCVVALGEGSRQKVLAQIASIGTNTLQINPGRGFGDTRSGRVRTLVVSDADILAKQPYADSVTPLVQTSVVLRSGSIAANATIMGVGDQYDRVRGLTMAQGRWLTTEDVSRLTQDVVIDDNTYSTLFPTRQGSPIGQVILLGSVPARIVGVTNKSSGFGGGSSDALNIYMAYTSVNARMLGTSVLRSITVRVKDDTNSEVAQEGVTQLLTRRHGTQDFTILNTDEIRQTITATTNTLTILISVIAVISLVVGGIGVMNIMLVSVTERTGEIGVRMAVGARTRDIMQQFLIEAVLVCLLGGILGILAALGFGVLFKMFSTDFTLIYSVASIVAAFFCSTLIGVVFGFLPARNAARLDPVTALMRD; this comes from the coding sequence ATGAGTACCCCGCCCCTGTTGGAAGTGAAAAAGCTGCGCCGGGAATTTCCCGCCGGCGAAGGCACCATCACCGTGCTGCAAGATATCGACCTGACGATCGCGCCTGGCGAAATGCTGGCCATTGTCGGTCAGTCCGGCTCCGGCAAGTCGACCCTGATGAACATCCTGGGTTGCCTCGACCGCCCGACTTCCGGCGTCTATGCAGTCGGCGGGCGCGCCACGGCAGATCTCGGCCCGAACGATCTGGCTGAACTGCGCCGTGAGCACTTCGGCTTCATCTTCCAGCGCTATCACCTGCTCAATGACCTGACGGCCCTGGGCAATGTCGAGGTGCCCGCCATCTATTCCGGCACGCCGCCCGAAGCGCGCAAGGTTCGTGCGGGCGAACTGCTGGCACGGCTGGGCCTGAAAGACCGCACCGGTCACCGTCCCGGCCAGCTTTCCGGAGGTCAGCAACAGCGCGTCTCGATCGCACGCGCGCTGATGAACGGCGGCGAGATCGTGCTGGCCGATGAGCCAACCGGCGCGCTCGATACCGCCTCGGGCGAAGAGGTCATGCGTATCCTGAAGGGCCTGCACAAGCAGGGCCACACCGTCATCATCGTGACGCACGATATGGAGGTGGCCGAGCACTGCGAGCGCGTCATCGAAATCCGCGACGGTCGCATCATCAACGACCGCAAGGGCGCCGGTCATGGCGAGATCGAGAACCAGGGCCTGCCGCCGATCACCGCCACATCGCAAGGCGGTTTTCAGGCCGTCATCGACAGCTTCAACGAAGCCTTCCGCATGGCCGTGCTGGCCATGAACGCCCACCGCATGCGTACATTTCTGACTATGCTGGGCATCATCATCGGCATCGCTTCAGTAGTCTGCGTCGTGGCGCTCGGCGAAGGTTCGCGACAAAAGGTGCTGGCGCAGATCGCCTCCATCGGCACCAATACACTGCAGATCAATCCTGGACGCGGCTTCGGCGATACCCGGTCAGGTCGGGTGCGAACGCTTGTGGTGTCCGATGCCGATATCCTGGCCAAACAACCCTACGCCGACAGCGTGACGCCGCTTGTCCAGACCAGCGTCGTTCTGCGTTCCGGCTCGATCGCCGCCAACGCCACCATCATGGGGGTGGGCGATCAGTATGACCGCGTGCGCGGCCTGACCATGGCGCAAGGCCGCTGGCTGACCACCGAAGACGTCAGCCGCCTGACGCAGGATGTGGTGATCGACGACAACACCTACAGCACGCTTTTCCCGACCAGGCAGGGCTCACCTATCGGCCAGGTCATTCTGCTCGGTTCAGTGCCGGCGCGCATCGTCGGCGTCACCAACAAAAGCTCCGGCTTCGGCGGGGGCAGCAGCGACGCGCTCAACATCTACATGGCCTATACCTCGGTCAACGCACGGATGCTCGGCACCAGTGTTTTGCGCAGCATCACGGTGCGGGTCAAGGACGACACCAATTCGGAAGTGGCGCAGGAAGGCGTGACCCAACTCCTGACCCGGCGCCACGGTACGCAGGATTTCACCATCCTCAACACCGATGAAATCCGCCAGACTATCACGGCCACCACCAACACCCTGACCATCCTGATCTCGGTCATCGCCGTCATCTCGTTGGTCGTCGGCGGCATCGGCGTCATGAATATCATGCTCGTCTCGGTTACCGAACGCACCGGCGAGATCGGCGTGCGTATGGCCGTGGGGGCACGCACCCGCGATATCATGCAGCAATTCCTGATCGAAGCCGTGCTCGTCTGCCTGCTCGGCGGTATCCTCGGCATCCTGGCGGCGCTCGGTTTCGGTGTGCTGTTTAAGATGTTCAGCACCGATTTCACGCTGATCTATTCGGTCGCCTCGATTGTCGCCGCCTTCTTCTGCTCCACCCTGATCGGCGTCGTCTTCGGCTTCCTGCCGGCGCGCAACGCCGCCCGCCTCGACCCCGTCACCGCGCTTATGAGGGACTGA
- a CDS encoding efflux RND transporter periplasmic adaptor subunit — MWYKNKSFLRLAAIITAALVAILAIWLIFFNRPKPPELVTQAATMGNVERTVLASGTLEPFKQVSVGAQVSGQVTKLAVALGDNVHTGDLIAEIDSQTQKNSLQTAQAQLNNIAAQRASAQATLAQAQSNFTRQQTLYQADAGSKADYEAALATLKSAQASVDAANAQIQSANVSVNTANVNLGYTRILAPMDGTVIAIVTKEGQTVNANQSAPTIVGLGQLDKMTVKAEVSEADVARVKAGMDVYFTTLGDPDKKYYAKLRSIEPAPTTFDPDTTTAASSSAVYYYAIFDIDNPDGTLRTTMTAQVYIVLEGAKNVLTIPATALGRKNKDGSYMVMVAGGKGKDKRPEPRKVTVGINDGTNVQVLSGLKTGEQVVIAQAAPAGASSSSSSSKSDGNRRNTGMGGPGGPPPGGL; from the coding sequence ATGTGGTATAAAAACAAAAGTTTCCTTCGTCTTGCAGCGATCATCACTGCCGCGCTTGTGGCGATCCTCGCCATCTGGCTGATCTTCTTCAATCGTCCGAAACCGCCGGAACTGGTCACCCAGGCCGCCACCATGGGTAATGTCGAGAGAACCGTCCTCGCCTCCGGCACCCTTGAGCCGTTCAAGCAGGTCAGCGTCGGCGCGCAGGTCTCCGGTCAGGTGACAAAGCTCGCCGTGGCGCTGGGCGATAACGTTCATACCGGCGACCTGATCGCCGAGATCGATTCCCAGACCCAGAAGAACAGCCTGCAAACCGCGCAGGCCCAGCTCAACAATATCGCCGCCCAGCGCGCCTCAGCGCAAGCCACCCTGGCGCAGGCGCAAAGCAATTTCACCCGCCAGCAGACGCTTTATCAGGCCGATGCTGGCTCGAAGGCTGACTATGAAGCCGCCCTTGCCACGCTGAAAAGCGCGCAGGCCAGCGTCGATGCCGCCAACGCACAGATCCAGTCGGCCAATGTCTCGGTCAATACGGCCAACGTCAATCTCGGCTATACCCGCATTCTGGCGCCGATGGACGGCACGGTCATCGCTATTGTCACCAAGGAAGGTCAGACGGTCAACGCCAACCAATCGGCCCCGACCATTGTGGGCCTTGGCCAGCTCGACAAGATGACGGTGAAGGCGGAGGTCTCCGAAGCCGACGTTGCGCGCGTCAAGGCCGGCATGGATGTCTATTTCACCACGCTTGGCGATCCCGACAAGAAGTATTACGCCAAGCTGCGCAGCATCGAGCCGGCGCCGACCACCTTCGATCCGGATACGACCACCGCCGCCTCGTCGTCGGCCGTTTATTACTATGCCATCTTTGATATTGATAATCCCGATGGCACCCTGCGCACCACCATGACCGCGCAGGTCTATATCGTGCTCGAAGGCGCGAAAAATGTCCTGACCATCCCGGCCACGGCGCTCGGTCGTAAAAACAAGGACGGTAGCTATATGGTCATGGTCGCCGGCGGCAAGGGCAAGGACAAGCGCCCCGAACCTCGCAAGGTTACCGTGGGCATCAATGACGGCACCAATGTGCAGGTCTTAAGCGGTCTCAAGACTGGCGAACAGGTCGTAATCGCCCAGGCAGCACCGGCCGGCGCTTCCAGTTCATCCTCTTCGTCCAAGAGCGACGGCAATCGCCGTAACACCGGCATGGGCGGCCCTGGCGGCCCACCTCCGGGCGGGCTGTAA
- a CDS encoding Gfo/Idh/MocA family oxidoreductase: protein MKKVVWGILSTANIGVKKVIPALMQSDLIRVKGLASRNLESAQAAVDKLGLEMAYGSYEDLLADPEIEVIYNPLPNHLHVPMTLATARAGKHVLCEKPMALKASEIDELAEVSHPPSSSGLDRQTAVGQTKRIHIMEAFMVRHSLQWLEARRLIREGAIGQAQVIQSQFSYNNTDPHNIRNKVEWGGGGLMDIGCYPIVAGRFFFEADPLRVMALISRDKTFGTDTITSGLLDFGAGRHLTFAVSTCLAPAQSVTVFGDKGRLSLSIPFNQPTETPQIVTVDDGQTLTGATAVTHTLQASNQYTLMGEALCRAVRGETALPYGMDDARTNMKIIDALFRSESSGAWETLD, encoded by the coding sequence ATGAAAAAGGTTGTATGGGGCATTCTGTCGACCGCCAATATCGGCGTCAAAAAGGTCATACCGGCTCTGATGCAGAGCGATCTGATCCGCGTCAAAGGACTGGCCTCGCGCAATCTGGAATCGGCACAAGCCGCAGTCGATAAGCTTGGTCTTGAGATGGCTTACGGCTCATACGAAGACCTGCTGGCCGATCCGGAGATCGAGGTCATCTATAACCCGCTGCCCAATCATCTGCATGTGCCGATGACCCTGGCGACGGCGCGCGCCGGCAAGCATGTGTTGTGCGAAAAGCCGATGGCGCTCAAGGCCTCCGAGATCGATGAACTGGCGGAGGTGAGTCATCCGCCCTCAAGCAGCGGATTGGACCGTCAGACGGCGGTAGGGCAAACTAAAAGAATCCACATCATGGAAGCCTTTATGGTGCGCCATTCCCTGCAATGGCTGGAAGCGCGCCGGCTGATCCGCGAAGGCGCCATAGGCCAGGCCCAGGTCATCCAGTCTCAGTTCAGCTACAACAACACCGACCCGCACAATATCCGCAACAAGGTCGAGTGGGGCGGCGGCGGGCTCATGGATATCGGCTGTTACCCCATTGTGGCAGGGCGCTTCTTTTTCGAAGCCGACCCCTTGCGCGTCATGGCGCTGATCAGCCGTGACAAGACGTTCGGCACCGACACGATCACCTCCGGCCTGCTCGATTTCGGCGCCGGTCGCCACCTGACTTTCGCGGTCTCCACCTGTCTGGCGCCGGCGCAATCCGTGACCGTGTTCGGTGACAAGGGCCGGCTTTCCCTGTCGATTCCGTTCAACCAGCCCACCGAGACGCCACAGATCGTCACGGTCGATGACGGTCAGACCCTGACAGGCGCCACGGCGGTGACCCACACCCTGCAAGCTTCCAACCAGTACACCCTGATGGGTGAGGCCTTATGCCGCGCCGTGCGTGGTGAGACGGCCCTGCCCTATGGCATGGACGATGCGCGTACCAATATGAAGATCATCGATGCCCTGTTCCGCTCGGAAAGCTCAGGGGCATGGGAAACCCTAGACTAA
- a CDS encoding DUF72 domain-containing protein, whose protein sequence is MTIYVGIGGWTYEAWRGPFYPDGLTQKRELEYASSKVTSIEINGTYYGAQKPSSFQKWHAETPDDFIFAIKGTRYATNRKNLAESKELVERFLNSGISELKDKLGPINWQFMATKKFDPEDFENFFKLLPPEVDGVKLRHAVEVRHPTFQCEEFVELARRYGVAVITGADSDFPVIADLTADFAYVRIMGTREDEPRGYSEQALDEWAYRARTLAEGQIPNDLAHYGKVQKPTPRDVYLYVISGYKTLNPAAAMGLIERL, encoded by the coding sequence ATGACCATCTATGTCGGCATCGGGGGCTGGACCTACGAAGCGTGGCGCGGCCCCTTCTATCCGGATGGTCTGACGCAGAAACGCGAACTGGAATATGCGTCCTCCAAAGTGACCTCCATCGAGATCAACGGCACCTATTATGGCGCACAAAAACCATCCTCTTTCCAGAAATGGCACGCTGAAACGCCGGACGATTTCATCTTCGCCATCAAGGGCACGCGCTACGCCACCAACCGCAAGAACCTGGCGGAATCAAAAGAGTTGGTTGAGCGCTTCCTGAACAGCGGCATCAGCGAACTGAAGGACAAGCTCGGACCGATCAACTGGCAGTTCATGGCGACCAAGAAATTCGATCCGGAGGATTTCGAAAACTTCTTCAAGCTGCTGCCGCCAGAAGTCGATGGCGTCAAGCTCCGCCACGCGGTCGAGGTGCGGCACCCCACCTTCCAGTGCGAAGAATTCGTCGAGCTCGCGCGTCGATACGGTGTGGCCGTCATCACCGGCGCCGATTCGGACTTTCCGGTCATCGCTGACCTGACCGCCGATTTCGCCTATGTCCGCATCATGGGCACCCGCGAAGATGAGCCGCGCGGTTATAGCGAGCAGGCGCTGGATGAATGGGCCTATCGCGCCCGCACCCTGGCCGAAGGGCAGATCCCCAATGATCTTGCCCATTACGGCAAGGTGCAGAAGCCGACACCGCGCGACGTCTACCTCTATGTGATCAGCGGCTACAAGACGCTCAACCCCGCCGCGGCCATGGGCCTGATTGAAAGACTATAA